A portion of the Thermoflexus hugenholtzii JAD2 genome contains these proteins:
- a CDS encoding aldehyde ferredoxin oxidoreductase family protein, producing the protein MFGYAGRILHVDLTEGRLWVEEPDETFYRTYWGGSAMGLYYVLKHTPPGIDPFDPRNTLTFFLSATTGVPISGQSRATANAKSPLTGLIGDSQAGGFWPAELKFARFDGIVLYGRAPRPVYLWIHDGEAELRDASHLWGRTTGEVEDILYEELGDDQIEIAQIGPAGERLVRFAAIINMASRAHGRTGLGAVMGSKNLKAIAVRGRWRPPVYDPEALQRLNRQGPAAYEANPAVKNLGVYGTANILAYQNAAGGQPTRNYTSGFFEEADRITGERMAETILKERDTCYACIVRCKRVVETEWNGRKVEPRYGGPEYETLSTFGSYCGVSDLEAIALAHQICAQYGVDTISCGATIAFAMECFERGILSEAEVGFPLRFGDAEAMLRLLEMIVRREGIGDLLAEGSARAAQRLGRGAEDCVVAVKGQELPAHMPQLKRSLALIYAVNPFGADHQSSEHDTLYMPKSPRLFLDRLAALGLTDPQPPRALNEEKIRFAYETQKFYSFLDTADLCQFVFGPSWQLYGPEELVALMRAVTGWEVTLEELMRVGERRLNMMRAFNAREGAGRDRDTLPKRLFEPLKGGKSEGLCVDAAEWEAALIRYYERAGWDPRTGMPTREKLAELGLDWILL; encoded by the coding sequence ATGTTCGGATATGCCGGACGCATCCTCCATGTGGATCTCACGGAAGGGCGCCTCTGGGTGGAGGAGCCCGATGAGACGTTCTATCGGACCTACTGGGGCGGCAGCGCGATGGGGCTGTATTACGTGCTGAAGCACACGCCGCCCGGCATCGATCCCTTCGACCCCCGCAACACCCTCACCTTCTTCCTCAGCGCCACCACCGGCGTCCCGATCTCCGGCCAGAGCCGGGCCACGGCCAACGCCAAATCCCCTCTCACCGGCCTGATCGGCGACTCCCAGGCCGGCGGCTTCTGGCCCGCTGAGCTCAAGTTCGCCCGCTTCGACGGCATCGTCCTCTACGGACGGGCGCCCAGGCCCGTTTACCTCTGGATCCACGACGGCGAGGCGGAGCTGCGGGATGCCTCCCACCTCTGGGGGCGCACCACCGGCGAGGTGGAGGATATCCTTTACGAGGAGCTGGGGGACGATCAGATCGAGATCGCCCAGATCGGACCGGCCGGCGAACGCCTCGTCCGCTTCGCCGCCATCATCAACATGGCCAGCCGCGCCCACGGCCGCACCGGGTTGGGCGCGGTGATGGGCTCCAAGAACCTCAAAGCCATCGCCGTCCGGGGCCGCTGGCGCCCGCCCGTCTATGATCCGGAGGCCCTTCAGCGCCTGAATCGGCAGGGGCCGGCCGCCTACGAGGCCAACCCGGCCGTGAAGAACCTGGGCGTCTACGGCACCGCCAACATCCTGGCCTACCAGAACGCGGCGGGCGGCCAGCCCACCCGCAACTACACCAGCGGCTTCTTCGAAGAAGCCGACCGCATCACCGGTGAGCGGATGGCTGAGACCATCCTCAAGGAGCGCGACACCTGCTACGCCTGTATCGTCCGCTGCAAGCGGGTGGTGGAGACGGAGTGGAACGGCCGCAAGGTGGAGCCCCGCTACGGCGGGCCGGAATACGAGACCCTCTCCACCTTCGGCTCCTACTGCGGGGTGAGCGATCTGGAGGCCATCGCCCTGGCGCACCAGATCTGCGCCCAGTATGGGGTCGACACCATCTCATGCGGGGCGACCATCGCCTTCGCCATGGAGTGCTTCGAGCGGGGGATCCTCTCCGAGGCCGAGGTGGGCTTCCCCCTGCGCTTCGGGGACGCGGAGGCGATGCTCCGCCTGCTGGAGATGATCGTGCGCCGGGAGGGAATCGGGGACCTGCTGGCGGAGGGCTCCGCCCGGGCCGCCCAGCGCCTCGGGCGTGGCGCGGAGGACTGTGTGGTGGCGGTCAAGGGCCAGGAGCTCCCCGCTCACATGCCCCAGCTCAAGCGCTCCCTGGCCCTGATCTACGCCGTCAATCCCTTCGGTGCGGATCACCAGTCCAGCGAGCACGATACCCTCTATATGCCGAAGTCCCCCCGCTTGTTCCTGGACCGGCTGGCCGCCCTCGGCCTGACCGATCCACAACCCCCTCGCGCCCTCAACGAGGAGAAGATCCGCTTCGCCTATGAGACCCAGAAGTTCTACAGCTTCCTGGACACCGCGGACCTCTGCCAGTTCGTTTTCGGGCCCTCCTGGCAGCTCTACGGGCCGGAGGAGCTGGTGGCGCTCATGCGCGCGGTCACCGGATGGGAGGTCACCCTGGAGGAGCTGATGCGCGTCGGGGAACGGCGGCTGAACATGATGCGGGCCTTCAACGCCCGCGAAGGCGCCGGTCGGGATCGGGATACCCTACCCAAGCGGCTGTTCGAGCCCCTGAAAGGGGGGAAGAGCGAGGGCCTGTGCGTGGACGCCGCGGAGTGGGAGGCCGCCCTCATCCGCTACTATGAGCGGGCCGGCTGGGACCCCCGCACCGGGATGCCCACCCGGGAGAAGCTGGCGGAGCTGGGGTTGGACTGGATCCTCCTCTGA
- a CDS encoding alpha/beta fold hydrolase, giving the protein MSIATVGERLIHYEALGRGEPVIFLHGWAGSWRYWLPTMRTLSHRFRTYALDLLGFGDSAKPRREAETAYRLEQQTEIVRGWMEVMGIPRAHFIGHTLGAMVAVRLALMDPDRVDRILMVGYPISLDPPRLPAPNARAWLAERLGRLAQVHAEVHPDHGRADPQAVEWGLEEAIRRREELIEWLQRIDRPLLLLYGGRDPLIPPPLFLNGALDPSARLMILEEGEHFPMLEHPARFQRLAEDFLTLPDPSQIALKEEWRRRFR; this is encoded by the coding sequence GTGAGCATCGCGACGGTAGGAGAGCGCCTGATCCATTACGAGGCCCTGGGCCGGGGGGAGCCCGTGATCTTCCTCCACGGGTGGGCCGGCTCATGGCGCTACTGGCTGCCCACCATGCGGACGCTCTCCCATCGCTTCCGAACCTACGCCTTAGACCTTCTGGGCTTCGGGGATTCGGCCAAGCCTCGCCGGGAGGCGGAGACCGCCTATCGTCTGGAGCAGCAGACCGAGATCGTCCGAGGATGGATGGAGGTCATGGGCATCCCCCGGGCCCACTTCATCGGCCATACCCTGGGGGCCATGGTGGCCGTCCGGCTGGCGCTGATGGACCCTGACCGCGTGGACCGGATCCTCATGGTCGGCTATCCGATCTCCCTGGATCCGCCCCGTCTTCCCGCCCCGAACGCGCGGGCGTGGCTGGCGGAGCGGCTGGGGCGCCTGGCTCAGGTCCACGCCGAAGTGCATCCGGATCACGGCCGGGCGGATCCCCAGGCCGTCGAGTGGGGGCTGGAGGAGGCCATCCGCCGGCGGGAGGAGCTGATCGAGTGGCTCCAGCGGATCGACCGGCCGCTGCTGCTCCTTTACGGCGGGCGGGACCCGTTGATCCCGCCGCCCCTCTTCCTGAACGGGGCCCTGGATCCCTCGGCGCGCCTGATGATCCTGGAGGAGGGGGAGCATTTCCCCATGCTGGAGCACCCCGCTCGGTTCCAGCGCCTGGCCGAGGACTTCCTCACCCTGCCCGATCCTTCCCAGATCGCCCTCAAAGAAGAATGGCGCCGCCGGTTCCGGTAG
- a CDS encoding response regulator transcription factor, with product MARILIAEDERDIRELIIFTLEFGGFQVLSATNGEEAVELARQHRPDLIILDVRMPKMTGYEACRLLKSQEETRSIPVVFLSAKGQEAEIRQGMEAGADAYILKPFAPDELIQQVRAILDRRTPTPR from the coding sequence ATGGCCAGGATCCTGATCGCGGAAGATGAACGGGATATCCGGGAGCTCATCATCTTCACCCTGGAGTTCGGAGGCTTCCAGGTGCTCTCGGCGACGAACGGCGAGGAGGCGGTGGAGCTGGCACGTCAGCACCGCCCGGATCTCATCATCCTGGATGTCCGCATGCCGAAGATGACCGGCTACGAAGCATGCCGCCTCCTGAAATCTCAAGAGGAGACGCGGAGCATCCCCGTGGTCTTTCTCTCCGCCAAGGGCCAGGAGGCGGAGATCCGCCAGGGGATGGAGGCAGGGGCCGACGCCTATATCCTCAAGCCCTTCGCGCCCGATGAGCTGATCCAGCAGGTCCGGGCCATCCTGGATCGCCGGACGCCAACCCCTCGTTGA